The Alosa sapidissima isolate fAloSap1 chromosome 5, fAloSap1.pri, whole genome shotgun sequence genome has a window encoding:
- the LOC121709278 gene encoding 4-galactosyl-N-acetylglucosaminide 3-alpha-L-fucosyltransferase 9-like — protein MLQKGCIALLFAAGFTILVSMYLGIRQPTHCRLPPQRQQPYTDPTKLPLLLLWFWPENLKFDPRECQTEFGINECSVTDDRSVYENAEGVLIYHRAIRSDLANLPPRERPPFQKWIWFNVDPPTKTQNLTNLDNLFNLTMSYRKDADITVRVRVLSHKNPEEFVLPVKDKLVCWLSDEEDLGVARDYYKELQKHIKINVFGKAFGKPIKPDIYYSTIASCKFHLSFENSIHPDYITKTLHDPLVSGTVPVVLGPPRKNYEDFIPRDCFIHVNDFPDAKALAESLSHLDSDNSTYQNYFAWRKYLYVRPRQLKSEKQFLHDICLACQHLGRKRVYRRIHDVYKWFYGRPKWLP, from the coding sequence ATGCTTCAGAAAGGCTGTATTGCATTGCTGTTTGCCGCTGGGTTCACTATTCTGGTAAGCATGTACCTGGGTATCCGTCAGCCGACCCATTGCAGGCTTCCTCCCCAGAGACAACAACCTTATACAGACCCCACCAAGCTGCCCTTACTCCTACTGTGGTTCTGGCCAGAGAACCTCAAGTTTGACCCACGTGAATGCCAGACAGAATTTGGCATCAACGAGTGCAGTGTGACAGATGACAGATCCGTGTATGAGAATGCCGAGGGTGTACTGATATACCACAGAGCCATCCGCTCAGATCTGGCCAATCTGCCGCCTCGTGAACGCCCACCTTTCCAGAAATGGATCTGGTTTAACGTCGATCCCCCAACAAAAACACAGAACCTGACCAATTTGGACAACCTCTTTAACCTGACCATGAGCTAtcggaaagatgcagacatcacagtGCGTGTGCGAGTATTATCACACAAGAATCCAGAGGAGTTTGTGTTGCCAGTGAAGGACAAACTGGTTTGTTGGTTGAGCGATGAAGAGGACTTGGGAGTGGCACGTGACTACTATAAGGAACTTCAAAAGCACATAAAGATTAATGTTTTTGGTAAAGCCTTTGGCAAACCCATTAAGCCTGATATTTACTACTCCACCATAGCCTCCTGTAAGTTTCACCTATCCTTTGAGAACAGCATACACCCAGATTACATTACAAAGACCTTGCACGACCCACTGGTCTCTGGAACCGTTCCAGTGGTGCTTGGTCCCCCGAGAAAGAACTATGAGGACTTTATACCGCGGGACTGTTTCATACATGTAAACGACTTCCCAGATGCTAAAGCTCTGGCAGAGTCACTCTCTCACCTTGACTCTGACAACAGCACCTATCAGAACTACTTTGCATGGCGCAAATATCTGTATGTAAGGCCCCGACAGCTAAAGAGTGAGAAGCAGTTCCTTCATGACATTTGCTTGGCGTGTCAACACCTGGGGAGGAAGAGGGTGTACCGGAGAATCCATGATGTGTACAAATGGTTTTACGGTCGACCAAAATGGCTCCCGTAG